One Vicia villosa cultivar HV-30 ecotype Madison, WI linkage group LG5, Vvil1.0, whole genome shotgun sequence genomic window, tttgcaatcttttcaaaatcttttcttaaaaatatctttcgcccttagtggtttttcttcaaaagtttagacaccgttaattgtcgaaacgagtggttataccccacgattttgaaattgattgataataacgagatcttttccgcgtgagagagctagtggcatactcgttgattttatccgagttggagcccttctttcatttgcgatgcaaagaacttgtttgttctcatgctcaaatcaatggctgagtatttctctctaacgacaacaaagtgtttattcgtttttaaaacgtttttcccttaaagcggaactacattagctctgacttctccattgcaccgaggaggtatgtaggcccaaagcttaacgatttgccgagcttattttaaaaataaaacaaaccgtttttagcacacacacaacacagattttcaaaaaggttcctgtggagtaccacggatatgaggggtgctttaaaccttcccctcatataatcaacacccgaacctgagttctcttccttgttttaaaaaaacaaaactttgggttttacgttcttttcccttttcctttgaaaaaataaagcgcggtggcgactttcactgaaatattgattcgagtcaatcccatggcttcgatgtcagattttccccgctacacctatTCCTTTATTACCACCCCTGTTCCTCAAGATGGGTGGACTCAATTTCCTTGGGACAAAGACACTGGCCCAGCTCATTCAATGATTGTTTGGAGGCTCTTGCACAATCGGATGCCAACAGATGACAACCTTGCCATGTGTGGTCTTCAATCTCCTTCTATCTGCTCCCTCTGTCTTGAAGATGCTGAATCATCCACGCATCTTTTCTTTAAATGTCCTTATGCTTCTAAAATATGGACCTGGCTCAGTGGCAATCTTCGGCTTCCATACACTATCAACAAGATGGAAGACTGTATCAAGATTTTATAGAATTCTTGGAATCCCCAGGCTTTGGCAGTTATAAAAGCTAGCTTTGCTCACACTATTAGCCAGATTTGGCAGGCCAGAAACTTACTCAGATTTGAAAACAAAAGCATACATTGGAAAAGCTGCATTTCCACTATCACTGCTTGTGTGAAATTGACTGGTAATCTTACTTCAAAAAAGGCTAATGACTCCATGACTTGTTTTGCTATGCTAAAAGCCTTTGGTATCGAGCTTCACCCTCGTGCAGCTTTGTTACACTGAAATTCTCTAGTGTCCTCCACCTCTTGGTTGGGTCAAATGCAATATTGATGGTGCTGCCTCTGGTTCTCCAATGCTCACTGCTTGTTGTGGAATATTTAGGGATGATAATGCTAATCATTTGCTCAGCTTCAGCGCCTTCTTACATGTTGGAACTCCTGTTTTTGCAGAGTTTATGGCAGCCATCCTTGCTATTGAAAAAGCTAAGGAGTTGAATTGGAACAAGCTTTGGATCGAGACCGATTGTATGCTGTTAGTGAAGGCTTTCTCGAACTCTCAGTTAGTGCCTTGGATCATCAAATCTCGTTGGCTTACGTGTTGGGCGTATACTCTAAACATGGAATTCATGATCACTCATATTTATAGAGAGGCCAATTTTTGCgcggatgtcctggccaatataGGCTTAACTAATAGAAGCCAATCTTGgcgtaattttgtccataatgaCACTATTTCCGATTACTTGTTAGACAAGACGAGTACACCTAGATTTAGGATTTGCTCCTAAGAGGTTTTGGTTTTGTCCCCCTCTTGTGTTCTTTGTAATCTCTTTTTTGTTTGATTATTAATATAATCCtttttttgcttaaaaaaaagttattatgataattaaagtataaaaatttaaaataaaaaaatattttgaatgcAATCTTTTTTATCATAAACAACGCATACTAATTATTAAtgaataaacattattttaaatatacaaaaaattcatgaaaattaaaataaaattaaaaataaataaattttataaataaacaatACAAATTGGACAGTCCTAAAATCTTATTAGTACATTCCAATTTTACTTTAATAGGCCTTTTTTTATTTGATATAGAGATTTTTAAATAAACAATGGGCCTTTTTTAAATAGTAAGTtactattataattaaaatatagaaatttaaaaatatttttttaattcaaaactTTTATTATAAACAAAGCATAGAAATTATTAGTGCAGGAAACATTAGtctaaataaagaaaaatcatGAGAAATAAAAACCAAATATTATTAATGCAtgagtaaaatatattttataaataaaacatacaaaatttaaaaatgagtttttttaatgcaaataattttattataaataaatcaaacaaattaaacaaaacatattttataaataaatcataCAAACTGTAGAGTTACAAAATTTTATTAGtgcatgtttattttattttaatgagcCTTTTTAATGTCAAAATATTGTGAAAGCTGGTTGATGTGAGACTTTGGGAGAGTAATGATCATGTTCTAAAACAGTACTAGTACTAAGTCTAAAAGATtataaagttgaagaaaagaaaaaaatttgataaataaatatatgtAACTTTGTACAGTTCTCATCTTATTAAATCTTTTATGTCAATTtaagaataaatatattttaaagttaaatttaacctttatatatatatatatatatatatatatatatatatatatatatatatatatatatatatatatatatatatatatatatatatatatatataataatcagGCAAAACAACTATGCAGGTACTTTAATTTAAAGAAATCTTACAtttaatttaatagtaataataaaatattttatgcctaaaaattaaattaaatagtaatAAAATACTGTATGCctgaaaattaaataataataaaagttagCAATATGCATACGAAAATATCATTGGTATTGGGAGTAGTGGAATACttttcatatatatttaaaattataattaaaaactattaaaataaGAGAATGTAAATAAAGAAATATGATTAATATTATATTGGTAAAGTTAATAAAAAGTCTAACTCATCTCATCTCCATTTTGGATCCaaatcctctttttttttctcagTGCTGCCATCCCTTCTACTGCAATCTAGACCTTTGATATCttttaaatacttttttttttaatccatTGAAATATTTTGGCCCTTAGATTTGAGGCATGATGGAAGGCAGAATTCAAAGAGCAGTAGATGATCCATGCGCGTCCATTTGCATTATCACAAAGAATTTTTAAGATTGTGTTTTATATAATGAACCtgaaatattttgtataaaattTTGTTGGACTGTGTTTTATATAACACAGTGTTTCcaataaaaaataaacttatataaataaataaatgtgattaatattatatttgcaaggttagtaaaaaaatatttaatatataattattttattttaaatttaaataaattataagggttaaaaatggattcttattgaaataataaggataaaaaaggaagaaaaagtaataagctataagacataagctaaaacgctatttgaaatagcgtctgaaaaataagctataagctagtaaaataagctataagctcgtgatgaaaagattgttatcaaacgggtctaaattatcatatgagcttataagacataagctagaAAAAATGTGTTACCAAACAGTACCTAATTCATAAAATAGGTCTATTTTCATTATCACAATGAATTTttaagaattttgtgaagttgaaATATAATTTGTAGGAATCTTATTAGATGATGTTTTATATAAGATAGTGCTTCAAATGATTAAAATAACTtatgcaaataaaaaaaaaaagaaatatgatTAATATTATAATTGTAAGGTTAGTAAAAAGTCTAACTCATCAAATGTTCATTTTCATTATCACAGAGAATTTTTAACAATTTTGTGAAATTGAAATAATTTGTAGAAATTTTGTTAGATGGTGTTTTATATAATATAGTGTTCTTAATGAAAATAAACTTATACTTGTGAATAGTTGATTTATACTTAttcgtaataataataataatgttcatCAAGACTCAAAATATAAAATGGTGGCATCCTAAGCCCTTCTTTCTAAGCGCATCAAAcaataattttgatttaaataaaaattaataaattatcttTGATTCCAGCGTAAAAATttcatttaataatttaataaattttattatatatataaaataaaaaaaagatatataCATCATGAGGACTAGGCCAAAATTCCAAAAACAAAGAGACAAATCCATCATAAGATTCCAACCGATGAGATCCTTAAAGCTAGGGGGTTCTCTTTCCCTTCCCTCTGCAGCCTTTGCCTCTCTTCTTGCGAGACTTCCACCCACCTTTTCTTTGAGTGTCAATTTGCTCAGCACATTTGGAAATGGTTTTCTAGTCTCTCTTTCTTTGGCAGGCCCATTGTTTGTTTGGACAATTGTAGAGAAATTTTGCATCAGTCGTGGTGTTCCCAATCAAAGGTTGTTCTTCATGCAAGCATTGCTTGCATTTTTCATCAAATCTGGTCCACTAGAAACAAAAGCAGATTTGAAAATACTGCTCCTAATTGAAAATCCTGTGTGGGATTTGTCTCTGCTATGGCAAAATTGGCAGGTAGTAACACTCGGAAAACTTCCAACTCTGACAATAAAAACTTTGTTTTTCTGAAAAGCTTTGATATCTCTATTCACCCCAAAAACCAGACCACCGCCATTGAGGTGCTGTGGTCTCCTCCCATCTTTGGCTGGCTGAAGTGCAACACCGACGGGGTTTCTGTTCTCAATACTGCAGCTTGCGGTGTGGTGTGCCGAGATCACAATGCTAATCATATCTTTAGCCTTTGTGATTTCCTTGGCGCGAAAGGTCCTATTTTTGCTGAGCTCATGGCTGCCATCCTAGCCATTGAAGAAGCAATGCGTCGGAACGTCTCTAGTCTTTGGATTGAAACAGATAGTATGTATGTTGTGAAGGCCTTCAAAAATTGCTCGCTTGTTCCTTGGAATCTTCGTTCTCGTTGGCTTGTGTGCTGGAATTACTCGCTCAATATCAACTTCATGGTGACACACATTTTTAGAGAGGCCAATTTTTTTGCTGATTCTTTGGCTAATCTTGGTTTACATGTTACGGCTTATAGATTATTTAATTATGTTCATGAAGTTATCCAAAGAGATTTCTTGCTTGACAAGTTGGGTAACCCAAGACATAGGATTTGCTCTTAAGGGGTTTTTGGTTTGGTCCCCCTGTGATCTTTGTATCTCTCTTTTTTGATTTATAAGATTTTCTCttttggttaaaaaaaaaaaaaaaaaacctaacatTAAGAGAAATGATAAATCGAAAAATCATAGTTTTTCCTGTGAAACTCTTCCATAATACACTTTAGAAGAGAATTCCATAAAATAAAAAGCATCAACCGAGAATGATTATGAGAAGCCAATTTATCTGCTCAATGTTAGTGCTTTCACTAAAGACATtcaaatggatagaagctgaatAGAAACAATAAGCAACAATATTTGAATCCGTCTCAAATTGAAACTGCAAGCATGACGACGAATTTGATCAATTATGATAAATTCAGCAACAAAACTGTCTATTCACTCGATGTAGCTGGCATGAAGTCTTTTTTGGTCTAGGCTAGGCTTGGTAAGTCTAAGAACACATGGGCTGAAGACTCTTTTAAGCTTTAGGTAAACACCTCGTATCCACCCCCAATATCTATTAAAAGAAAACTTAAATACATTTTTGTGGTTATAAattagcgagttttttattttcgtttttgtaagttattttttttatttgagtccctatatcttactttttgcctAAGGTTTAGTCTCTAAAGTCAAAATCTGCAGGTTAAAATAACTTACaaagacgaaaatcaaaaactcactgacatacattaaaaaattactaaaataacattctaatcaataaaattaaaaagcaaaAGTTACTTTTTTTCACTAAAATTTTTTTGAGCTCCTGCCTActgcaaaaatattcaaaactTCCAAACCATTAGCGAAAGAAAATCTCCAGAATACaagtcattatatatatatatatatatatatatatatatatatatatatatatatatatatatatatatatatatatatatatatatatatatatatatatatatatatatatatatatatatcacaaatTTTGTAATGTTTCTTTTCTTAATTTTTCATTCTATATATTTTGGGAATATGTtttctatatatattttattttctttaatttttgtaAATATGTTTAATctgaaactttctatttttgaaaattttagagaataaccaaattccaaaaattgaccaaaaaatttaaattaaaaagtatacaaattttaagaaaattagtttttttgaataagttttaattttattttatttttaattgtacaatattataaatttttcattaattaaaagTGTATCATAGGTTCTGATGACGAAGAGGGGACGAAGGCGTCCGCCACGAACATCGGTGCCTCCGTTACCATCAACTCATCCTTCACCGGCGAATCAACCGACTGAGAAGAAAGGGGCACAAGATCTGAATCATGAGGAATCATCGAAAGAGAGTGAAAACACAGAAGAACTGATTGAGACACCTAAGCCTGCAACCCTAGTTGAAACTTCACAGAAGACCATGGAACGTAAACTTTGGGTTGATGCTTTGAAAAACAACCGTAACCCTGCTAATGGAGTGGCACTGACGTATGTAGCACCAAAATTGGTGGACGGAGAAGTGGAAGTTGCGATTGAGTTGGAGGATATTGCATCAGAGATTCATTACTAGGAGAATGCCTTAATCTTGTACGCGTTGGGAGCTGATTTGAGTATGAACACTGTGAAAAACTATATGATGAAGGAATGGAATTTTGTTACCTACCAGACATGTTATATCATGACGAGGGTTACTTCTTACTGCGATTCAAGAGCTACGATGATAGGGAAGCAGTTCTAATGAAAGGTCCATATACTATCCGTAATATGCTTGTGATCTTGAAGGAGTGGAGACCTGATTTCAACCTGAGCAAAGATCTAATTAGAACATTGCCGTTGTGGGTAAAGTTACCTCAGCTACCGTTGTACTAATGGGGTACGTAAATTCTTAACAAAATTGGGAGCGTGTTGGGGAATCCCCTTGTGACTGATGAGTGCACTGCGAACAAACTGAGAATTTCATATGCGCGTATTCTGGTAGAGGTGGATATCACGCAGAAGTTAATTGAGGAAATCACCATCAGTGATTTCAAAGGTGGAAAAATGAAGCAGACTGTTGAATACGAGTGGAGACCGACGTTTTGTCCGCAATGTCAGAAAGTTGGTCACCAATGTGGAGTAAAGAAGCCACCCAAGCAATGGAAACCGAAAACTCCTGATTCTCTCCCTCTTACTCCAAAAGCTAACAACGCAACTGAAGAGAAGAAGCAAGAGGACTGGGTCATAGTGGGGAAAGCTACAAGACAAAGAGGTAAAAATTTGGATATTATTGGTACTTCTTATGATGTTAATTATTCAAATGGTTTTAAGGCCTTAGAGGTTTTGAATGACCCTTTAGGTGGCCTAGAAATAGGACGATGATTATCTCTTGGAATACAAGGGGGATGGATAATGTGAGCAAATTAAAGGAGATTAGCTCCCGTCTCCTGTAACTTAGGCCTACTATTGCTATTTTGATTGAGACTAGAGTAAAGAGGAATAAAGCAAGTAGTGTTAGGGAGAGGCTTCACCTACCTAATAATTCCTTATCAACCTTCACTACTTGATTACTGTGTTAGTTTCCATTATGTTCTCTACTAATTATTTGTCTGTCTCTGTTGCTGTTACTAAAGTATGCAACTAAGTGATTTTGTTTCCCTTAATTACCAAGTGCCCACATCACTAATCATCATTCACTATCATTTATCACTTTAGTATTTTATATAGTAGTTTATAACATGACTTTCTCCTAACCACAtgtacagaaataaataaaacaatacaaTAGGGCAATAAAATGAGTGACCTTCACCCCACTAATGTGAAGCGCCCGCTCCACTTGCTTCTTCAATATGGGGCGCCCACCCCTTGTATATGGGGCGCCCACCCCATGTTCATGTGGCCCCCGTCCCTTAATTACTATTTTTTCTTTACTAGTAACTTGGGGCGCCCACCCCTTGTATATGGGCCCCCCGCCACAACCCCTTATTCTTTCTCCCTTAGCAACTCCTCTTGCTCTCCTTATCTGTTTTGTTAATTTAGTTTCCAGACTTCCTCCAATTCATAATTTCTCCAACGAACCCGCAACACAATAATCGACAATCACATGAATATCAATCACAGTAATTCACTTGAACATCAATCACAGTAAATCAAAACAACGACAATTACAGAACCaaattcttattgatttccaacGACATCATAATAGcaacaataacataaataataGCAACATCTACACAGACAACAATAATACCAATCACAGTATAAATTTCAACACCAGAaatcccacatatcattcatcataattctGGTTATAGAGTTGAACTCcatccttaccttggattggataCCGCTCTATGATTTCCGGTTGAATTTCTTAGCTTCCGGTTTTTGCCTATTTCTTCCAGTTTCCTCTTCACGGAAACTTTTCCTCTTCACAATAACTCTACGAATTTCTCTTCTCTCCAAAACCTTTATTCCTCTTTTTTTGATAGCCCTTTAAACCCTTATTGGTACctctaattttattttcattcactTAAACCAATAAAATAAGAACActacttttatgtatttttattgggCTTGTTTCTACACCTCCCTCCTTCACTACTAACAACACAGCCAAGGcccaattaattaattacttcCTTATTTCTCCGTTGCGAATAAATTAGTTAATTCCAATGAAATT contains:
- the LOC131605765 gene encoding uncharacterized protein LOC131605765 — translated: MAKLAGSNTRKTSNSDNKNFVFLKSFDISIHPKNQTTAIEVLWSPPIFGWLKCNTDGVSVLNTAACGVVCRDHNANHIFSLCDFLGAKGPIFAELMAAILAIEEAMRRNVSSLWIETDSMYVVKAFKNCSLVPWNLRSRWLVCWNYSLNINFMVTHIFREANFFADSLANLGLHVTAYRLFNYVHEVIQRDFLLDKLGNPRHRICS